A region from the Equus asinus isolate D_3611 breed Donkey chromosome 3, EquAss-T2T_v2, whole genome shotgun sequence genome encodes:
- the NPY1R gene encoding neuropeptide Y receptor type 1 yields the protein MNSTLFSQVENHSIYYNFSDKNSQFLAFENDDCHLPLAMIFTLALAYGAVIILGVSGNLALIVIILKQKEMRNVTNILIVNLSFSDLLVAIMCLPFTFVYTLMDHWVFGETMCKLNPFVQCVSITVSIFSLVLIAVERHQLIINPRGWRPNNRHAYIGIAVIWVLAVASSLPFLIYQVLTDEPFQNLTLDTYKDKYVCFDKFPSDSHRLSYTTLLLVLQYFGPLCFIFICYFKIYIRLKRRNNMMDKMRDSKYRSSETKRINIMLLSIVVAFAVCWLPLTIFNTVFDWNHQIIATCNHNLLFLLCHLTAMISTCVNPIFYGFLNKNFQRDLQFFFNFCDFRSRDDDYETIAMSTMHTDVSKTSLKQASPVAFKKINNDDNDKI from the exons ATGAATTCAACATTATTTTCGCAGGTTGAAAATCATTCAATATACTATAATTTTTCAGACAAGAATTCTCAGTTTTTGGCTTTTGAAAATGATGATTGTCATCTGCCTTTGGCCATGATATTTACATTAGCTCTTGCTTATGGAGCTGTGATCATTCTTGGGGTCTCTGGAAACCTGGCCTTGATCGTAATCATCTTGAAACAAAAGGAGATGAGAAATGTTACCAACATCTTAATTGTGAATCTTTCCTTCTCAGACTTGCTTGTTGCCATCATGTGTCTCCCCTTTACATTTGTCTACACATTAATGGACCATTGGGTTTTTGGTGAGACAATGTGCAAGTTGAATCCTTTTGTGCAATGTGTTTCAATCACTGtatccattttctctctggttctcATTGCTGTGGAACGACATCAGCTAATAATCAACCCACGAGGGTGGAGACCAAATAATCGACATGCTTACATAGGTATTGCTGTCATTTGGGTCCTTGCTGTGGCTTCTTCTCTACCCTTCCTGATCTATCAAGTACTGACTGATGAACCGTTCCAAAATCTAACACTCGATACGTACAAGGACAAATATGTGTGCTTTGATAAATTTCCATCGGACTCTCATAGGTTGTCCTATACCACTCTGCTCTTGGTGCTGCAGTATTTTGGCCCactctgttttatatttatttgctaCTTCAAG atatatatacgcTTAAAAAGGAGAAACAACATGATGGACAAGATGAGAGACAGTAAGTACAGGTCCAGTGAAACCAAAAGAATCAACATCATGCTGCTCTCCATCGTGGTGGCATTTGCAGTCTGCTGGCTGCCACTCACCATCTTTAACACTGTGTTCGATTGGAATCATCAGATCATTGCTACCTGCAACCATAATCTGTTATTCCTGCTCTGCCACCTCACAGCAATGATATCCACCTGTGTCAACCCCATATTTTACGGATTCCTGAACAAAAATTTTCAGAGAGACTTGCAATTCTTCTTTAACTTTTGTGATTTCCGGTCTCGGGATGATGACTATGAGACGATAGCCATGTCTACCATGCACACAGATGTTTCCAAGACTTCTTTAAAGCAAGCAAGCCCAGtcgcatttaaaaaaatcaacaacgaTGATAATGACAAAATCTGA
- the NPY5R gene encoding neuropeptide Y receptor type 5 isoform X2, whose amino-acid sequence MRRQRPGHPEDYNMDLELKDYYNKTLATENSTAATRNADFPVWDDYKSSVDDLQYFLIGLYTFVSLLGFMGNLLILMALMRKRNQKTTVNFLIGNLAFSDILVVLFCSPFTLTSVLLDQWMFGRVMCHIMPFLQCVSVLVSTLILISIAIVRYHMIKHPISNNLTANHGYFLIATVWTLGFAICSPLPVFHSLVELQETFGSALLSSRYLCVESWPSDSYRIAFTISLLLVQYILPLVCLTVSHTSVCRSVSCGLSNKENKLEENEMINLTLHPSKKRGPQEKLSNSQKWSYSFIRKHRRRYSKKTACVLPAPARPLQENHSRTLPENFGSVKTQLSSSSKFIPGVPTCFEMKPEENSDGHEMRVNRSIMRIKKRSRSVFYRLTILILVFAVSWMPLHLFHVVTDFNDNLISNRHFKLVYCICHLLGMMSCCLNPILYGFLNNGIKADLMSLIHCLHMS is encoded by the exons ATGCGCCGGCAGCGGCCAGGGCACCCCGAG GATTATAATATGGATTTAGAGCTCAAGGACTATTACAACAAGACTCTTGCCACAGAGAACAGTACTGCTGCCACTCGGAATGCTGATTTCCCAGTCTGGGATGACTATAAAAGCAGCGTAGATGACTTGCAGTATTTTCTTATTGGACTCTATACATTTGTAAGTCTTCTTGGTTTTATGGGAAATCTACTTATTTTAATGGCTCTGATGAGAAAGCGTAATCAGAAGACTACAGTAAACTTCCTCATAGGAAATTTGGCCTTCTCTGATATCTTGGTCGTGCTGTTTTGCTCACCTTTCACACTGACCTCTGTCTTGCTGGATCAGTGGATGTTTGGCAGAGTCATGTGTCATATTATGCCTTTCCTTCAATGCGTGTCAGTTCTGGTTTCaactttaattttaatatcaaTTGCCATTGTCAGGTATCATATGATCAAACATCCTATATCTAATAATTTAACAGCAAACCATGGCTACTTCCTGATAGCTACTGTCTGGACACTGGGTTTTGCGATTTGCTCTCCCCTTCCAGTGTTTCACAGTCTTGTGGAACTTCAGGAAACATTTGGCTCCGCATTGCTTAGCAGCAGGTATTTATGTGTTGAGTCGTGGCCGTCTGATTCATACAGAATTGCTTTTACTATCTCTTTATTGCTTGTTCAGTATATTCTGCCCTTAGTTTGTCTAACTGTAAGTCATACCAGTGTCTGCAGGAGTGTAAGCTGTGGATTgtccaacaaagaaaacaaactagaagaaaatgagatGATCAACTTAACTCTTCATCCATCCAAAAAGAGGGGGCCTCAGGAGAAACTCTCTAACAGCCAGAAATGGAGCTACTCATTCatcagaaaacacagaagaagatacagcaagaagacagcatGCGTGTTACCTGCTCCAGCAAGACCTCTTCAAGAGAATCATTCAAGAACACTTCCAGAAAACTTTGGCTCTGTGAAAACTCAGCTCTCTTCATCCAGTAAGTTCATACCAGGGGTCCCCACCTGCTTTGAAATGAAACCTGAAGAAAATTCAGATGGTCATGAAATGAGAGTAAACCGTTCTATCATGAGAATAAAAAAGAGATCTCGAAGTGTTTTCTATAGACTGACCATATTGATATTAGTGTTTGCTGTCAGCTGGATGCCACTACACCTTTTCCATGTGGTAACTGATTTTAATGATAACCTTATTTCAAACAGGCATTTCAAGTTGGTGTATTGCATTTGTCATTTGTTAGGCATGATGTCCTGTTGTCTTAATCCAATATTATATGGATTTCTTAATAATGGGATCAAAGCTGATTTAATGTCTCTTATACACTGTCTTCATATGTCATAA
- the NPY5R gene encoding neuropeptide Y receptor type 5 isoform X1, producing the protein MRRQRPGHPEQDYNMDLELKDYYNKTLATENSTAATRNADFPVWDDYKSSVDDLQYFLIGLYTFVSLLGFMGNLLILMALMRKRNQKTTVNFLIGNLAFSDILVVLFCSPFTLTSVLLDQWMFGRVMCHIMPFLQCVSVLVSTLILISIAIVRYHMIKHPISNNLTANHGYFLIATVWTLGFAICSPLPVFHSLVELQETFGSALLSSRYLCVESWPSDSYRIAFTISLLLVQYILPLVCLTVSHTSVCRSVSCGLSNKENKLEENEMINLTLHPSKKRGPQEKLSNSQKWSYSFIRKHRRRYSKKTACVLPAPARPLQENHSRTLPENFGSVKTQLSSSSKFIPGVPTCFEMKPEENSDGHEMRVNRSIMRIKKRSRSVFYRLTILILVFAVSWMPLHLFHVVTDFNDNLISNRHFKLVYCICHLLGMMSCCLNPILYGFLNNGIKADLMSLIHCLHMS; encoded by the exons ATGCGCCGGCAGCGGCCAGGGCACCCCGAG CAGGATTATAATATGGATTTAGAGCTCAAGGACTATTACAACAAGACTCTTGCCACAGAGAACAGTACTGCTGCCACTCGGAATGCTGATTTCCCAGTCTGGGATGACTATAAAAGCAGCGTAGATGACTTGCAGTATTTTCTTATTGGACTCTATACATTTGTAAGTCTTCTTGGTTTTATGGGAAATCTACTTATTTTAATGGCTCTGATGAGAAAGCGTAATCAGAAGACTACAGTAAACTTCCTCATAGGAAATTTGGCCTTCTCTGATATCTTGGTCGTGCTGTTTTGCTCACCTTTCACACTGACCTCTGTCTTGCTGGATCAGTGGATGTTTGGCAGAGTCATGTGTCATATTATGCCTTTCCTTCAATGCGTGTCAGTTCTGGTTTCaactttaattttaatatcaaTTGCCATTGTCAGGTATCATATGATCAAACATCCTATATCTAATAATTTAACAGCAAACCATGGCTACTTCCTGATAGCTACTGTCTGGACACTGGGTTTTGCGATTTGCTCTCCCCTTCCAGTGTTTCACAGTCTTGTGGAACTTCAGGAAACATTTGGCTCCGCATTGCTTAGCAGCAGGTATTTATGTGTTGAGTCGTGGCCGTCTGATTCATACAGAATTGCTTTTACTATCTCTTTATTGCTTGTTCAGTATATTCTGCCCTTAGTTTGTCTAACTGTAAGTCATACCAGTGTCTGCAGGAGTGTAAGCTGTGGATTgtccaacaaagaaaacaaactagaagaaaatgagatGATCAACTTAACTCTTCATCCATCCAAAAAGAGGGGGCCTCAGGAGAAACTCTCTAACAGCCAGAAATGGAGCTACTCATTCatcagaaaacacagaagaagatacagcaagaagacagcatGCGTGTTACCTGCTCCAGCAAGACCTCTTCAAGAGAATCATTCAAGAACACTTCCAGAAAACTTTGGCTCTGTGAAAACTCAGCTCTCTTCATCCAGTAAGTTCATACCAGGGGTCCCCACCTGCTTTGAAATGAAACCTGAAGAAAATTCAGATGGTCATGAAATGAGAGTAAACCGTTCTATCATGAGAATAAAAAAGAGATCTCGAAGTGTTTTCTATAGACTGACCATATTGATATTAGTGTTTGCTGTCAGCTGGATGCCACTACACCTTTTCCATGTGGTAACTGATTTTAATGATAACCTTATTTCAAACAGGCATTTCAAGTTGGTGTATTGCATTTGTCATTTGTTAGGCATGATGTCCTGTTGTCTTAATCCAATATTATATGGATTTCTTAATAATGGGATCAAAGCTGATTTAATGTCTCTTATACACTGTCTTCATATGTCATAA
- the NPY5R gene encoding neuropeptide Y receptor type 5 isoform X3: MTSQQDYNMDLELKDYYNKTLATENSTAATRNADFPVWDDYKSSVDDLQYFLIGLYTFVSLLGFMGNLLILMALMRKRNQKTTVNFLIGNLAFSDILVVLFCSPFTLTSVLLDQWMFGRVMCHIMPFLQCVSVLVSTLILISIAIVRYHMIKHPISNNLTANHGYFLIATVWTLGFAICSPLPVFHSLVELQETFGSALLSSRYLCVESWPSDSYRIAFTISLLLVQYILPLVCLTVSHTSVCRSVSCGLSNKENKLEENEMINLTLHPSKKRGPQEKLSNSQKWSYSFIRKHRRRYSKKTACVLPAPARPLQENHSRTLPENFGSVKTQLSSSSKFIPGVPTCFEMKPEENSDGHEMRVNRSIMRIKKRSRSVFYRLTILILVFAVSWMPLHLFHVVTDFNDNLISNRHFKLVYCICHLLGMMSCCLNPILYGFLNNGIKADLMSLIHCLHMS, translated from the coding sequence GATTATAATATGGATTTAGAGCTCAAGGACTATTACAACAAGACTCTTGCCACAGAGAACAGTACTGCTGCCACTCGGAATGCTGATTTCCCAGTCTGGGATGACTATAAAAGCAGCGTAGATGACTTGCAGTATTTTCTTATTGGACTCTATACATTTGTAAGTCTTCTTGGTTTTATGGGAAATCTACTTATTTTAATGGCTCTGATGAGAAAGCGTAATCAGAAGACTACAGTAAACTTCCTCATAGGAAATTTGGCCTTCTCTGATATCTTGGTCGTGCTGTTTTGCTCACCTTTCACACTGACCTCTGTCTTGCTGGATCAGTGGATGTTTGGCAGAGTCATGTGTCATATTATGCCTTTCCTTCAATGCGTGTCAGTTCTGGTTTCaactttaattttaatatcaaTTGCCATTGTCAGGTATCATATGATCAAACATCCTATATCTAATAATTTAACAGCAAACCATGGCTACTTCCTGATAGCTACTGTCTGGACACTGGGTTTTGCGATTTGCTCTCCCCTTCCAGTGTTTCACAGTCTTGTGGAACTTCAGGAAACATTTGGCTCCGCATTGCTTAGCAGCAGGTATTTATGTGTTGAGTCGTGGCCGTCTGATTCATACAGAATTGCTTTTACTATCTCTTTATTGCTTGTTCAGTATATTCTGCCCTTAGTTTGTCTAACTGTAAGTCATACCAGTGTCTGCAGGAGTGTAAGCTGTGGATTgtccaacaaagaaaacaaactagaagaaaatgagatGATCAACTTAACTCTTCATCCATCCAAAAAGAGGGGGCCTCAGGAGAAACTCTCTAACAGCCAGAAATGGAGCTACTCATTCatcagaaaacacagaagaagatacagcaagaagacagcatGCGTGTTACCTGCTCCAGCAAGACCTCTTCAAGAGAATCATTCAAGAACACTTCCAGAAAACTTTGGCTCTGTGAAAACTCAGCTCTCTTCATCCAGTAAGTTCATACCAGGGGTCCCCACCTGCTTTGAAATGAAACCTGAAGAAAATTCAGATGGTCATGAAATGAGAGTAAACCGTTCTATCATGAGAATAAAAAAGAGATCTCGAAGTGTTTTCTATAGACTGACCATATTGATATTAGTGTTTGCTGTCAGCTGGATGCCACTACACCTTTTCCATGTGGTAACTGATTTTAATGATAACCTTATTTCAAACAGGCATTTCAAGTTGGTGTATTGCATTTGTCATTTGTTAGGCATGATGTCCTGTTGTCTTAATCCAATATTATATGGATTTCTTAATAATGGGATCAAAGCTGATTTAATGTCTCTTATACACTGTCTTCATATGTCATAA
- the NPY5R gene encoding neuropeptide Y receptor type 5 isoform X4 translates to MDLELKDYYNKTLATENSTAATRNADFPVWDDYKSSVDDLQYFLIGLYTFVSLLGFMGNLLILMALMRKRNQKTTVNFLIGNLAFSDILVVLFCSPFTLTSVLLDQWMFGRVMCHIMPFLQCVSVLVSTLILISIAIVRYHMIKHPISNNLTANHGYFLIATVWTLGFAICSPLPVFHSLVELQETFGSALLSSRYLCVESWPSDSYRIAFTISLLLVQYILPLVCLTVSHTSVCRSVSCGLSNKENKLEENEMINLTLHPSKKRGPQEKLSNSQKWSYSFIRKHRRRYSKKTACVLPAPARPLQENHSRTLPENFGSVKTQLSSSSKFIPGVPTCFEMKPEENSDGHEMRVNRSIMRIKKRSRSVFYRLTILILVFAVSWMPLHLFHVVTDFNDNLISNRHFKLVYCICHLLGMMSCCLNPILYGFLNNGIKADLMSLIHCLHMS, encoded by the coding sequence ATGGATTTAGAGCTCAAGGACTATTACAACAAGACTCTTGCCACAGAGAACAGTACTGCTGCCACTCGGAATGCTGATTTCCCAGTCTGGGATGACTATAAAAGCAGCGTAGATGACTTGCAGTATTTTCTTATTGGACTCTATACATTTGTAAGTCTTCTTGGTTTTATGGGAAATCTACTTATTTTAATGGCTCTGATGAGAAAGCGTAATCAGAAGACTACAGTAAACTTCCTCATAGGAAATTTGGCCTTCTCTGATATCTTGGTCGTGCTGTTTTGCTCACCTTTCACACTGACCTCTGTCTTGCTGGATCAGTGGATGTTTGGCAGAGTCATGTGTCATATTATGCCTTTCCTTCAATGCGTGTCAGTTCTGGTTTCaactttaattttaatatcaaTTGCCATTGTCAGGTATCATATGATCAAACATCCTATATCTAATAATTTAACAGCAAACCATGGCTACTTCCTGATAGCTACTGTCTGGACACTGGGTTTTGCGATTTGCTCTCCCCTTCCAGTGTTTCACAGTCTTGTGGAACTTCAGGAAACATTTGGCTCCGCATTGCTTAGCAGCAGGTATTTATGTGTTGAGTCGTGGCCGTCTGATTCATACAGAATTGCTTTTACTATCTCTTTATTGCTTGTTCAGTATATTCTGCCCTTAGTTTGTCTAACTGTAAGTCATACCAGTGTCTGCAGGAGTGTAAGCTGTGGATTgtccaacaaagaaaacaaactagaagaaaatgagatGATCAACTTAACTCTTCATCCATCCAAAAAGAGGGGGCCTCAGGAGAAACTCTCTAACAGCCAGAAATGGAGCTACTCATTCatcagaaaacacagaagaagatacagcaagaagacagcatGCGTGTTACCTGCTCCAGCAAGACCTCTTCAAGAGAATCATTCAAGAACACTTCCAGAAAACTTTGGCTCTGTGAAAACTCAGCTCTCTTCATCCAGTAAGTTCATACCAGGGGTCCCCACCTGCTTTGAAATGAAACCTGAAGAAAATTCAGATGGTCATGAAATGAGAGTAAACCGTTCTATCATGAGAATAAAAAAGAGATCTCGAAGTGTTTTCTATAGACTGACCATATTGATATTAGTGTTTGCTGTCAGCTGGATGCCACTACACCTTTTCCATGTGGTAACTGATTTTAATGATAACCTTATTTCAAACAGGCATTTCAAGTTGGTGTATTGCATTTGTCATTTGTTAGGCATGATGTCCTGTTGTCTTAATCCAATATTATATGGATTTCTTAATAATGGGATCAAAGCTGATTTAATGTCTCTTATACACTGTCTTCATATGTCATAA